One genomic segment of Pseudomonas fortuita includes these proteins:
- a CDS encoding gamma-butyrobetaine hydroxylase-like domain-containing protein, with protein MARLPTAINLHKASKTLTLTYAPGEVYHLPAELLRVHSPSAEVQGHGNPILQFGKINVGLVGLEPAGQYALKLTFDDGHDSGLFTWEYLEQLCLRQEQLWAEYLDELHKAGKSRDPAESVVKLML; from the coding sequence ATGGCCCGCCTGCCCACCGCCATCAACCTGCACAAAGCCTCGAAAACCCTCACCCTCACCTACGCCCCCGGCGAGGTCTACCACCTGCCCGCCGAACTCCTGCGCGTGCACTCCCCCTCCGCCGAGGTCCAGGGCCACGGCAACCCCATCCTGCAGTTCGGCAAGATCAACGTCGGCCTGGTCGGCCTGGAGCCTGCCGGCCAATATGCACTGAAACTGACCTTCGACGACGGCCATGACAGCGGCCTGTTCACCTGGGAATACCTGGAACAGCTGTGTCTGCGCCAGGAACAGCTGTGGGCCGAATACCTCGACGAGCTGCACAAGGCCGGAAAATCCCGCGACCCGGCCGAATCGGTGGTCAAACTCATGCTCTAG
- the hslV gene encoding ATP-dependent protease subunit HslV produces MTTIVSVRRNGKVVMGGDGQVSLGNTVMKGNAKKVRRLYHGQVIAGFAGATADAFTLFERFEGQLEKHQGHLVRAAVELAKEWRTDRSLSRLEAMLAVANKDASLIITGNGDVVEPEDGLIAMGSGGAYAQAAARALLNKTDLSAREIAETALNIAGDICVFTNHNLTIEEQDLAD; encoded by the coding sequence TTGACCACCATCGTTTCTGTCCGCCGTAACGGCAAAGTCGTCATGGGCGGCGACGGCCAGGTTTCCCTCGGCAATACCGTGATGAAAGGCAACGCCAAGAAAGTGCGCCGCCTGTACCACGGCCAGGTCATCGCCGGCTTCGCCGGTGCCACAGCCGATGCGTTCACCCTGTTCGAGCGCTTCGAAGGCCAGCTGGAGAAACACCAGGGCCACCTGGTCCGCGCTGCCGTCGAACTGGCCAAGGAATGGCGTACCGACCGCTCCCTGAGCCGCCTGGAAGCCATGCTGGCCGTGGCCAACAAGGATGCCTCCCTGATCATCACCGGTAACGGTGACGTGGTCGAACCCGAAGATGGCCTGATCGCCATGGGTTCCGGCGGCGCCTATGCCCAGGCCGCAGCCCGCGCCCTGCTGAACAAGACCGACCTCTCGGCCCGTGAAATCGCTGAAACCGCCCTGAACATCGCCGGCGACATCTGCGTGTTCACCAACCACAACCTGACCATCGAGGAGCAGGACCTGGCCGACTGA
- the phaC gene encoding class II poly(R)-hydroxyalkanoic acid synthase: MTDKPAKGTKPLPATSMNVHNAMLGLRGRDLVSTLRRVGRHGLTNPLHTARHLLALGGQLGRVMLGDTPYQPNPRDSRFNDPTWSQNPFYRRGLQAYLAWQKQTRQWIDESHLDDDDRARAHFLFGMINDALAPSNSLLNPLAVKELLNTGGQSLVRGLAHLLDDLRHNDGLPRQVDERAFEVGGSLAATPGAVVFRNELLELIQYKPMSEKQHARPLLVVPPQINKFYIFDMQAHNSFVQYMLKNGLQVFMISWRNPDPRHREWGLSSYVQALEEALNACRSISGNRDPNLMGACAGGLTMAALQGHLQARHQLRKIRSATYLVSLLDSKFDSPASLFADEQTVEAAKRRSYQRGVLDGGEVARIFAWMRPNDLIWNYWVNNYLLGKAPPAFDILYWNADNTRLPAALHGDLLDFFKHNPLTHPAGLEVCGTPIDLKQVDLDSFTVAGSNDHITPWDAVYRSALLLGGDRRFVLANSGHIQSIINPPGNPKAYYLENPKLASDPRAWFYEAKRSDGSWWPLWLEWITPRSGPLKAPRTELGNSTYPPLGPAPGTYVLTR, translated from the coding sequence ATGACAGACAAACCGGCCAAAGGAACGAAACCGCTGCCCGCCACCAGCATGAACGTGCATAACGCCATGCTTGGCCTGCGTGGGCGCGACCTGGTGTCGACCCTGCGCAGGGTTGGCCGCCACGGCTTGACCAACCCGCTGCACACTGCGCGGCACCTGTTGGCGCTCGGCGGCCAACTGGGCCGCGTGATGCTGGGCGACACGCCCTATCAGCCCAACCCTCGCGACAGCCGCTTCAACGACCCTACCTGGAGCCAGAACCCGTTTTACCGCCGGGGCCTGCAGGCCTATCTGGCCTGGCAGAAGCAGACGCGCCAGTGGATCGACGAAAGCCACCTGGATGACGATGATCGGGCACGCGCCCACTTCCTGTTCGGCATGATCAACGACGCCCTGGCGCCGAGCAATTCGCTGCTCAACCCGCTGGCCGTCAAAGAGCTGCTGAACACCGGCGGGCAAAGCCTGGTGCGTGGCCTGGCCCACTTGCTGGACGACCTGCGTCACAATGACGGCCTGCCGCGCCAAGTGGACGAACGCGCTTTCGAGGTGGGTGGCAGCCTGGCGGCGACACCCGGTGCGGTGGTGTTTCGCAACGAGCTGCTGGAGCTGATCCAGTACAAGCCGATGAGTGAAAAACAGCACGCCAGGCCCCTGCTGGTGGTACCACCGCAAATCAACAAGTTCTATATCTTCGACATGCAGGCCCACAATAGCTTCGTCCAGTACATGCTCAAGAACGGCCTGCAGGTGTTCATGATCAGCTGGCGCAACCCCGACCCGCGCCACCGCGAATGGGGCTTGTCCTCGTACGTTCAGGCGTTGGAAGAAGCGCTGAACGCCTGCCGCAGCATCAGCGGCAACCGCGACCCCAACCTGATGGGTGCCTGTGCCGGCGGCCTGACCATGGCTGCACTGCAGGGCCACCTGCAGGCCAGACATCAGCTGCGCAAGATCCGCAGCGCCACTTACCTGGTCAGCCTGCTCGACAGCAAGTTCGACAGCCCGGCCAGCCTGTTCGCCGACGAGCAGACCGTCGAGGCGGCCAAGCGCCGTTCCTATCAACGGGGTGTACTGGACGGCGGCGAGGTGGCGAGGATTTTCGCCTGGATGCGCCCCAACGACCTGATCTGGAACTACTGGGTCAACAACTACCTGCTTGGCAAAGCCCCACCCGCGTTCGACATCCTCTACTGGAACGCCGATAACACACGGCTGCCGGCGGCACTGCACGGCGACTTGCTGGACTTTTTCAAGCACAACCCGCTCACCCACCCGGCCGGCCTTGAAGTATGCGGCACGCCCATCGACCTCAAGCAGGTCGACCTGGACAGTTTTACCGTGGCCGGCAGCAACGATCACATCACCCCGTGGGACGCCGTGTATCGCTCTGCCCTGCTGCTCGGTGGCGACCGGCGTTTCGTGCTGGCCAACAGCGGGCACATTCAAAGCATCATCAACCCACCGGGCAACCCCAAGGCCTACTACCTGGAAAACCCCAAGCTTGCGAGCGATCCGCGCGCCTGGTTCTACGAGGCCAAACGCAGCGACGGCAGTTGGTGGCCGTTGTGGCTGGAATGGATCACACCGCGCTCTGGTCCGCTCAAGGCTCCCCGTACCGAGCTGGGCAACAGTACCTACCCACCGCTCGGCCCGGCGCCAGGCACCTATGTCCTGACCCGATGA
- the phaZ gene encoding poly(3-hydroxyalkanoate) depolymerase: MPEPYIFRTVELDDQSIRTAVRPGKPHLTPLLIFNGIGANLELVFPFIEALDPDLEVIAFDVPGVGGSSTPRHPYRFPGLAKLTARMLDYLDYGQVNAIGVSWGGALAQQFAHDYPERCKKLVLAATAAGAVMVPGKPKVLWMMASPRRYVQPSHVIRIAPLIYGGAFRRDPDLAMHHASKVRSGGKLGYYWQLFAGLGWTSIHWLHKIHQPTLVLAGDDDPLIPLVNMRLLAWRIPNAQLHIIDDGHLFLITRAEAVAPIIMKFLQEERQRAVMHPRPASGG; the protein is encoded by the coding sequence ATGCCGGAACCCTATATCTTCAGGACCGTCGAGCTGGACGACCAGTCCATTCGCACCGCCGTCCGCCCAGGCAAGCCGCACCTGACCCCGTTGCTGATCTTCAACGGCATCGGCGCCAACCTGGAGCTGGTGTTCCCCTTCATCGAGGCGCTGGACCCGGACCTGGAGGTCATTGCCTTCGATGTACCCGGCGTGGGTGGATCATCCACACCGCGCCACCCTTATCGTTTTCCTGGCCTGGCCAAGCTCACAGCGCGCATGCTCGATTACCTGGACTACGGCCAAGTCAACGCCATCGGTGTGTCCTGGGGCGGCGCCCTGGCCCAGCAGTTCGCCCACGACTATCCGGAACGCTGCAAAAAACTGGTGCTGGCCGCAACTGCCGCCGGCGCGGTAATGGTGCCGGGCAAACCCAAGGTGTTGTGGATGATGGCCAGTCCACGGCGCTACGTGCAGCCCTCCCATGTGATCCGTATTGCACCGCTGATCTACGGCGGTGCCTTCCGCCGCGACCCGGACCTGGCCATGCATCATGCATCCAAGGTGCGCTCGGGCGGCAAGCTGGGCTACTACTGGCAATTATTCGCCGGCCTGGGCTGGACCAGCATCCACTGGCTGCACAAGATCCATCAGCCGACGCTGGTACTGGCCGGTGACGACGACCCGCTGATCCCGCTGGTCAACATGCGCCTGCTGGCCTGGCGGATTCCCAATGCCCAGCTACACATAATCGACGATGGCCACCTGTTCCTGATTACCCGGGCCGAGGCCGTCGCACCGATCATCATGAAGTTTCTCCAGGAAGAACGTCAGCGCGCGGTCATGCACCCGCGCCCCGCCTCTGGCGGTTGA
- a CDS encoding TetR/AcrR family transcriptional regulator, with translation MKTRDRILECALQLFNQQGEPNVSTLEIANELGISPGNLYYHFHGKEPLVLGLFERFEDALMPLLDPPLEVRLDAEDYWLFLHLIVEHMSQYRFLFQDLSNLTGRLPKLARGMRSLINALKRTLAALLASLKGQGLVESGTQALGQLVEQITMTLLFSLDYQRVLGREGDVGIVVYQVMMLVAPHLQAQARAAAEQLAVRYLEG, from the coding sequence ATGAAGACCCGCGACCGTATCCTGGAATGCGCCCTGCAGCTGTTCAACCAGCAGGGCGAACCGAACGTATCCACCTTGGAGATTGCCAACGAACTGGGCATCAGCCCGGGCAACCTGTATTACCACTTCCACGGCAAGGAACCCTTGGTGCTGGGCCTGTTCGAGCGCTTCGAGGACGCGCTGATGCCCTTGCTTGACCCACCCCTGGAAGTGCGCCTGGACGCCGAGGACTACTGGCTGTTCCTGCACCTGATTGTCGAGCACATGTCGCAGTACCGCTTCCTGTTTCAGGACCTCTCCAACCTCACCGGCCGCCTGCCAAAGCTGGCACGCGGCATGCGCAGCCTGATCAATGCCCTCAAGCGCACGTTGGCGGCGCTGTTGGCCAGCCTCAAGGGCCAGGGGCTGGTAGAGAGTGGTACGCAGGCGCTGGGGCAGCTGGTGGAGCAGATCACGATGACGCTGCTGTTCTCGCTGGATTACCAGCGTGTGCTGGGGCGCGAGGGGGATGTGGGGATCGTGGTGTACCAGGTGATGATGCTGGTGGCGCCGCATCTGCAGGCACAGGCGCGGGCGGCGGCGGAGCAGTTGGCTGTGCGCTACCTGGAGGGGTAG
- the phaC gene encoding class II poly(R)-hydroxyalkanoic acid synthase, translating into MSNKNNDELQRQASENTLGLNPVIGIRRKDLLSSARTVLRQAVRQPLHSAKHVAHFGLELKNVLLGKSSLAPESDDRRFNDPAWSNNPLYRRYLQTYLAWRNELQDWIGNSDLPPQDISRGQFVINLMTEAMAPTNTLSNPAAVKRFFETGGKSLLDGLSNLAKDMVNNGGMPSQVNMDAFEVGKNLGTSEGAVVYRNDVLELIQYSPITEQVHARPLLVVPPQINKFYVFDLSPEKSLARYCLRSQQQTFIISWRNPTKAQREWGLSTYIDALKEAVDAVLAITGSKDLNMLGACSGGITCTALVGHYAAIGENKVNALTLLVSVLDTTMDNQVALFVDEQTLEAANRHSYQAGVLEGSEMAKVFAWMRPNDLIWNYWVNNYLLGNEPPVFDILFWNNDTTRLPAAFHGDLIEMFKSNPLIRPNALEVCGTPIDLKNVHCDIFSVAGTADHITPWQSCYRSAHLFGGKIEFVLSNSGHIQSILNPPGNPKARFMTGADRPGDPVAWQENATKHADSWWLHWQSWLSERAGELKKAPTRLGNRAYAAGEAAPGTYVHER; encoded by the coding sequence ATGAGTAACAAGAACAACGATGAGCTGCAGCGGCAGGCCTCGGAAAACACCTTGGGGCTGAACCCGGTCATCGGCATTCGCCGCAAGGACCTGTTGAGCTCGGCACGCACCGTGCTGCGCCAGGCCGTGCGCCAACCGCTGCACAGCGCCAAGCATGTGGCCCACTTTGGCCTGGAACTGAAAAACGTGCTGCTGGGCAAGTCCAGCCTGGCCCCGGAAAGCGACGACCGCCGTTTCAACGACCCGGCCTGGAGCAACAACCCGCTGTACCGCCGCTACCTGCAAACCTATCTGGCCTGGCGCAACGAGTTGCAGGACTGGATCGGCAACAGCGACCTGCCACCCCAGGACATCAGCCGCGGCCAGTTCGTCATCAACCTGATGACCGAAGCCATGGCGCCGACCAATACCTTGTCCAACCCGGCAGCGGTCAAGCGCTTCTTCGAAACCGGCGGCAAGAGCCTGCTCGATGGCCTGTCCAACCTGGCCAAGGACATGGTCAACAATGGCGGCATGCCCAGCCAGGTGAACATGGACGCCTTTGAAGTGGGCAAGAACCTGGGCACCAGTGAAGGCGCGGTGGTGTACCGCAACGATGTGCTGGAGCTGATCCAGTACAGCCCCATCACCGAACAGGTGCATGCCCGCCCGCTGCTGGTGGTGCCACCGCAGATCAACAAGTTCTACGTGTTCGACCTGAGCCCGGAAAAGAGCCTGGCGCGCTACTGCCTGCGCTCGCAGCAGCAAACCTTCATCATCAGCTGGCGCAACCCGACCAAGGCCCAGCGGGAATGGGGCCTGTCCACCTACATCGATGCACTCAAGGAAGCCGTTGACGCCGTACTGGCGATTACCGGCAGCAAAGACTTGAACATGCTCGGCGCCTGCTCTGGCGGCATCACCTGTACTGCGCTGGTGGGCCACTACGCCGCCATTGGCGAAAACAAGGTCAATGCCCTGACCCTGCTGGTCAGCGTGCTGGACACCACCATGGACAACCAGGTCGCATTGTTCGTCGACGAACAGACCCTGGAAGCCGCCAACCGCCACTCGTACCAGGCTGGCGTGCTGGAAGGCAGCGAAATGGCCAAGGTGTTCGCCTGGATGCGCCCCAACGACCTGATCTGGAACTACTGGGTCAACAACTACCTGCTCGGCAACGAGCCGCCGGTGTTCGACATCCTGTTCTGGAACAACGACACCACGCGTCTGCCGGCCGCCTTCCACGGCGATTTGATCGAGATGTTCAAAAGCAACCCTTTGATACGCCCGAACGCACTGGAAGTGTGCGGCACCCCGATCGACCTGAAGAATGTGCACTGCGACATCTTCAGCGTTGCCGGCACCGCCGACCACATCACCCCGTGGCAATCGTGCTACCGCTCGGCGCACTTGTTCGGCGGCAAGATCGAGTTCGTGCTGTCCAACAGCGGCCACATACAGAGCATCCTCAACCCGCCGGGCAACCCCAAGGCACGCTTCATGACCGGGGCTGATCGCCCGGGTGACCCGGTGGCCTGGCAGGAAAACGCCACCAAGCACGCCGACTCCTGGTGGCTGCACTGGCAAAGCTGGCTGAGCGAGCGGGCCGGGGAGCTGAAAAAAGCGCCAACCCGCCTGGGCAACCGTGCCTATGCAGCTGGCGAAGCCGCCCCAGGCACCTACGTTCACGAGCGTTGA
- the pyrR gene encoding bifunctional pyr operon transcriptional regulator/uracil phosphoribosyltransferase PyrR: protein MSLPNPADLIRQMAVDLRAHLARRAITEPRYIGIRTGGVWVAQALQEAMGDSSPMGTLDVSFYRDDFSQNGLHPQVRPSELPFEVEGQHLVLVDDVLMSGRTIRAALNELFDYGRPASVTLVCLLDLDAGELPIRPNVLGATLSLAAHERVKLTGPAPLALERQDLASASAL from the coding sequence ATGAGCCTACCCAATCCCGCCGACCTGATTCGGCAGATGGCTGTCGACCTTCGTGCCCACCTGGCGCGCCGGGCAATCACCGAGCCCCGTTACATCGGTATCCGCACCGGCGGTGTCTGGGTTGCCCAGGCCCTGCAGGAAGCCATGGGCGACAGCAGCCCGATGGGCACCCTGGACGTCTCGTTCTACCGCGACGACTTCAGCCAGAACGGCCTGCACCCACAAGTGCGCCCGTCCGAGCTGCCGTTCGAGGTCGAGGGCCAGCACCTGGTGCTGGTGGATGATGTACTGATGAGCGGTCGCACCATCCGCGCGGCGCTCAACGAACTGTTCGATTACGGCCGCCCGGCCAGCGTCACCCTGGTCTGCCTGCTGGACCTGGACGCCGGCGAATTGCCGATCCGTCCGAATGTGCTCGGTGCCACCCTGTCGCTGGCCGCCCATGAACGGGTAAAATTGACCGGACCCGCACCGCTCGCCCTCGAGCGCCAGGACCTCGCCTCCGCTTCCGCCCTTTAA
- the hslU gene encoding ATP-dependent protease ATPase subunit HslU, whose protein sequence is MSMTPREIVHELNRHIIGQDDAKRAVAIALRNRWRRMQLPVELRAEVTPKNILMIGPTGVGKTEIARRLAKLANAPFLKVEATKFTEVGYVGRDVESIIRDLADAALKMLREQEIIRVRHRAEDAAEDRILDALLPQARVTSFSEEAAQTSSDSNTRQLFRKRLREGQLDDKEIEIEVADAVGVEIAAPPGMEEMTNQLQSLFANMGKGKRKARKLKVKEALKMVRDEEASRLVNEEELKAKALEAVEQHGIVFIDEIDKVAKRGNVGGADVSREGVQRDLLPLIEGCTVNTKLGMVKTDHILFIASGAFHLSKPSDLVPELQGRLPIRVELKALTPEDFERILQEPHASLTEQYQALLKTEGLNIEFIADGIKRLAEIAYQVNEKTENIGARRLHTLLERLLEEVSFSAGDLASAHDETPIQIDAAYVNSHLGELAQNEDLSRYIL, encoded by the coding sequence ATGTCCATGACCCCCCGCGAGATCGTCCACGAACTCAACCGCCACATCATCGGCCAGGACGACGCCAAGCGCGCCGTGGCCATTGCCCTGCGCAACCGCTGGCGCCGGATGCAGCTGCCTGTCGAGCTGCGTGCCGAAGTGACCCCCAAGAACATCCTGATGATCGGCCCTACCGGTGTCGGCAAGACCGAAATCGCCCGTCGTCTGGCCAAGCTGGCCAACGCACCATTCCTCAAGGTCGAAGCCACCAAGTTCACTGAAGTGGGCTACGTGGGCCGCGACGTCGAGTCGATCATCCGTGACTTGGCCGACGCCGCGCTGAAGATGCTGCGCGAGCAGGAAATCATCCGCGTGCGCCACCGCGCCGAAGACGCCGCCGAAGACCGTATCCTCGATGCCCTGCTGCCGCAGGCGCGGGTGACCAGCTTCAGCGAGGAAGCCGCGCAGACCAGCAGCGATTCCAACACCCGCCAGCTCTTCCGCAAACGCCTGCGTGAAGGCCAGCTGGACGACAAGGAAATCGAAATCGAAGTGGCCGATGCCGTGGGCGTCGAAATTGCCGCGCCGCCCGGCATGGAAGAAATGACCAATCAGCTGCAGAGCCTGTTTGCCAACATGGGCAAAGGCAAGCGCAAGGCGCGCAAGCTGAAGGTGAAAGAGGCGCTGAAGATGGTTCGCGATGAAGAAGCGAGCCGCCTGGTCAATGAGGAAGAGCTCAAGGCCAAGGCCCTGGAAGCAGTCGAGCAGCACGGTATCGTGTTCATCGACGAAATCGACAAGGTTGCCAAGCGCGGCAATGTTGGCGGCGCCGATGTGTCCCGTGAAGGCGTACAGCGCGACCTGCTGCCGCTGATCGAGGGCTGCACCGTCAACACCAAGCTGGGCATGGTCAAGACCGACCATATCCTGTTCATTGCCTCGGGTGCGTTCCACCTGAGCAAGCCGAGCGACCTGGTGCCCGAGCTGCAAGGCCGCCTGCCGATCCGTGTCGAACTCAAGGCACTGACCCCGGAAGACTTCGAGCGCATCCTGCAAGAGCCGCACGCTTCGCTGACCGAGCAGTACCAGGCCCTGTTGAAAACCGAAGGCCTGAACATCGAGTTCATCGCCGACGGCATCAAGCGCCTGGCCGAGATTGCCTACCAGGTCAACGAAAAGACCGAAAACATCGGTGCCCGTCGCCTGCACACACTGCTTGAGCGTTTGCTCGAAGAAGTGTCGTTCAGCGCCGGCGACCTGGCCAGCGCACATGACGAAACGCCAATCCAGATCGACGCTGCGTATGTGAACAGCCACCTGGGTGAACTGGCGCAGAACGAAGACCTGTCGCGTTACATTCTGTAA
- a CDS encoding aspartate carbamoyltransferase catalytic subunit — protein sequence MTPIDAKRPLQLNDQGQLRHFLSLDGLPRELLTEILDTADSFLEVGARAVKKVPLLRGKTVCNVFFENSTRTRTTFELAAQRLSADVISLNVSTSSTSKGETLFDTLRNLEAMAADMFVVRHSDSGAAHFIAEHVCPDVAVINGGDGRHAHPTQGMLDMLTIRRHKGSFENLSVAIVGDILHSRVARSDMLALKALGCPDIRVIGPKTLIPIGIEQYGVKVYTDLAEGLKDVDVVIMLRLQRERMAGGLLPSEGEFYRLFGLTTARLAGAKPDAIVMHPGPINRGVEIESAVADGKHSVILNQVTYGIAVRMAVLSMAMSGQNAQRQFDQENAQ from the coding sequence ATGACGCCAATCGACGCCAAGCGCCCGCTGCAGCTCAATGATCAGGGCCAGCTGCGCCACTTCCTCTCGCTCGACGGTTTGCCCCGCGAACTGCTCACCGAGATCCTCGACACCGCCGACTCCTTCCTGGAAGTCGGTGCCCGGGCCGTGAAGAAAGTCCCGTTGCTGCGCGGCAAGACCGTGTGCAACGTGTTCTTCGAGAACTCGACCCGCACCCGCACCACCTTCGAACTGGCAGCCCAGCGCCTGTCGGCCGACGTGATCAGCCTGAACGTGTCGACCTCCTCGACCAGCAAGGGCGAGACACTGTTCGACACCCTGCGCAACCTCGAGGCCATGGCGGCCGACATGTTCGTGGTGCGCCATTCCGACTCCGGCGCCGCGCACTTCATCGCCGAGCACGTGTGCCCGGATGTCGCCGTGATCAATGGCGGTGATGGCCGCCACGCGCACCCGACCCAGGGCATGCTCGACATGCTGACCATTCGCCGCCACAAAGGCAGCTTCGAAAACCTCTCGGTGGCCATCGTCGGCGACATTCTGCACTCGCGCGTGGCGCGCTCCGACATGCTGGCGCTCAAAGCGCTGGGTTGCCCGGACATCCGCGTGATCGGCCCGAAAACCCTGATCCCGATCGGCATCGAACAGTACGGCGTGAAGGTCTACACCGACTTGGCCGAAGGCCTGAAGGATGTCGACGTGGTGATCATGCTGCGCCTGCAGCGTGAGCGCATGGCCGGCGGCCTGCTGCCCAGCGAAGGCGAGTTCTACCGCCTGTTCGGCCTGACCACCGCGCGCCTGGCCGGGGCCAAGCCTGATGCCATCGTCATGCACCCGGGCCCGATCAACCGGGGCGTGGAAATCGAATCAGCGGTGGCCGACGGCAAACACTCGGTGATCCTCAACCAGGTCACCTACGGCATCGCCGTGCGCATGGCCGTGCTGTCCATGGCCATGAGCGGGCAGAACGCACAACGTCAATTCGACCAGGAGAACGCCCAGTGA
- a CDS encoding dihydroorotase, giving the protein MTISILGARVIDPTTGLDQVTDLHLDGGRIAAIGAAPAGFSASRTIQADGLVAAPGLVDLGVSLREPGYSRKGNIASETRAAVAGGVTSLCCPPQTKPVLDTSAVAELILDRAREAANSKVYPIGALTKGLEGEQLAELVALRDTGCVAFGNGLKQIPNNRTLARALEYAATFDLTVVFHSQDRDLAQGGLAHEGAMASFLGLPGIPETAETVALARNLLLVEQTGVRAHFSQITSARGAQLIAQAQELGLPVTADVALYQLILTDESLREFSSLYHVQPPLRTAKDRDGLRAAVKSGVIQAISSHHQPHERDAKLAPFGATEPGISSVELLLPLAMTLVQDGLLDLPTLLARLSSGPAAALRLPAGELKVGGAADLVLFDPQASTVAGEQWLSRGENCPFIGHCLPGAVRYTLVDGHICHEA; this is encoded by the coding sequence GTGACCATCAGCATTCTTGGCGCCCGGGTCATCGATCCCACGACCGGCCTGGATCAGGTGACCGACCTGCACCTGGACGGTGGCCGCATTGCCGCCATTGGCGCCGCACCGGCCGGTTTCAGCGCCAGCCGTACGATACAGGCCGATGGCCTGGTCGCCGCACCGGGCCTGGTCGACCTTGGCGTGTCCCTGCGTGAGCCGGGTTACAGCCGCAAAGGCAACATCGCCAGCGAAACCCGCGCTGCCGTTGCCGGCGGTGTCACCAGCCTGTGCTGCCCGCCGCAGACCAAGCCGGTGCTGGACACCTCGGCGGTGGCCGAACTGATCCTGGACCGCGCCCGTGAGGCCGCCAACAGCAAGGTGTACCCGATCGGCGCCCTGACCAAAGGCCTTGAAGGCGAGCAACTGGCCGAGCTGGTGGCCCTGCGCGATACCGGTTGCGTGGCCTTCGGCAACGGCCTGAAACAAATCCCCAACAACCGGACCCTGGCCCGCGCCCTGGAGTACGCCGCCACCTTCGACCTGACCGTGGTGTTCCACTCCCAGGACCGTGACCTGGCCCAAGGCGGCCTGGCCCATGAAGGTGCCATGGCCAGTTTCCTCGGCCTGCCGGGCATCCCGGAAACCGCAGAAACCGTGGCCCTGGCGCGCAACCTGCTGCTGGTGGAACAGACCGGTGTGCGTGCGCACTTCAGCCAGATCACCAGCGCCCGTGGTGCACAGCTGATTGCCCAGGCGCAGGAGCTCGGCCTGCCGGTGACCGCCGATGTGGCGCTGTACCAGCTGATACTCACCGATGAGTCGCTGCGCGAGTTTTCCAGCCTGTACCACGTGCAGCCACCGCTGCGCACTGCCAAAGACCGGGATGGCCTGCGCGCCGCAGTCAAATCGGGCGTGATCCAGGCGATTTCCAGCCATCACCAGCCGCACGAGCGCGACGCCAAGCTGGCACCGTTCGGTGCCACCGAGCCGGGTATCAGCAGCGTCGAGCTGTTGCTGCCACTGGCCATGACCCTGGTGCAGGACGGCCTGCTCGACCTGCCAACTTTGCTGGCCCGCCTAAGCAGCGGCCCGGCAGCCGCCCTGCGCCTGCCGGCGGGCGAGCTGAAGGTGGGTGGCGCAGCTGACCTGGTGCTGTTCGACCCACAGGCCTCGACAGTGGCTGGCGAGCAGTGGTTGTCGCGGGGCGAGAACTGCCCGTTCATCGGCCACTGCCTGCCGGGTGCGGTGCGTTATACCTTGGTCGATGGCCACATCTGCCACGAGGCCTGA
- the ruvX gene encoding Holliday junction resolvase RuvX, with product MAELRLLLGFDYGSKQIGVAVGQVITGQARELCTLKAQNGVPDWAQVEKLINEWKPDAIVVGLPLNMDGTPSEMSARAEKFARRLNGRFNLPVHTHDERLTTFEAKGERMARGGQRGSYRDNPVDAIAAALLLQGWLEANT from the coding sequence ATGGCCGAACTACGCCTCTTGCTGGGTTTCGACTACGGCAGCAAACAGATTGGCGTGGCCGTCGGCCAGGTGATCACCGGGCAGGCACGCGAGCTGTGCACCCTGAAGGCGCAGAACGGCGTGCCGGACTGGGCTCAGGTGGAAAAGCTCATCAATGAGTGGAAACCCGATGCCATTGTCGTCGGCCTGCCGTTGAACATGGACGGCACACCCAGCGAAATGAGCGCCCGCGCCGAGAAGTTCGCCCGCCGCCTTAACGGCCGTTTCAACCTGCCGGTTCATACCCACGACGAACGCCTGACCACCTTCGAAGCCAAAGGCGAACGCATGGCCCGTGGCGGCCAGCGCGGCAGCTACCGCGACAACCCGGTCGATGCCATCGCCGCCGCCCTGTTGCTGCAAGGCTGGCTGGAGGCCAATACCTGA